The Stenotrophomonas rhizophila genome has a window encoding:
- a CDS encoding DUF6404 family protein: MTNEEASVEDFNSKIARMRKDLAARGGSLSLSLAAPPLWRIAWRLGLKWTPPLFRSFWVNALAFGSVWAVVWLIAWMYLPFLPMPDGVAAVGAALFGGSTFAVVMAGVADVHRKRLQLPPWRRY; the protein is encoded by the coding sequence ATGACGAATGAAGAAGCTTCCGTTGAGGACTTCAACAGCAAGATCGCTCGCATGCGGAAGGACCTGGCTGCCAGAGGCGGTAGCCTGAGCCTGAGCTTGGCCGCTCCACCGCTTTGGAGAATCGCCTGGCGGTTGGGCTTGAAGTGGACACCGCCGTTGTTCCGGAGCTTCTGGGTCAATGCCCTGGCGTTCGGGAGCGTATGGGCCGTGGTGTGGCTGATCGCCTGGATGTACCTTCCGTTCCTTCCAATGCCCGATGGCGTAGCGGCCGTTGGAGCGGCACTATTCGGCGGATCGACCTTCGCGGTGGTGATGGCCGGCGTCGCGGATGTTCACCGCAAACGACTGCAACTTCCACCCTGGCGCAGATACTGA
- a CDS encoding response regulator — protein MLFFLGSGFLAGKNIHTIREGNALVIRSQETMTALGDVLSAVQDAETGQRGYLLTGDDSYLEPYRTALGVASTRLETVEKSLADDPAQVDRLKLLARRVQDKLDELHETIEVRRTQGLEPTLEVVGSNRGKAAMDDIRARLASMGAIELDKRAKRLEEMESAYNAALSSGAASAVLGIVLTIFIAILLRRHTRARERDAWLQRGRLELTTATGGDLDSGSLARASLGFLAGFTGAQAGMLFVPEDNGFRQIGAVGTASAPDGTAQLRDSGSLLGRAVDEKRVLVVSDVPPGYFTVGSGLGQAQPRHLVIAPSIHEGEVSGVIELGFFSAVPSEVVELLQLASGDMAVALRSAAYRAKLSELLAQTQRQTEALQVQSEELRVSNEELEEQSRALRGSQHELEEQQAELEQTNNQLFDQSQQLENERDKLARANAAIVAEADKVQRASQYKSEFLANMSHELRTPLNSALILSKLLGDNRDGNLSAEQVKFARTIHSSGTDLLNLINEILDLSKIEAGHIEVHAERFGVEKLLTDISALLGPVASEKGLTLDVSMTADCPVVIESDRQRIEQILKNLLSNALKFTETGGVTVSVSSAGNGKVAFAVTDSGIGIAPEQQARIFDAFQQADGSISRRYGGTGLGLSISQELARLLGGDITVESEPGKGSCFRLVVATRLATTERPAAPEALPVPAPARAAFAAGGVAMALEARPVVAPGSKASSNGRGLILIIEDDPAFGQIVSDLAVEMGFRAQVAQTAAEALAAARTELPHAIVLDIGLPDQSGLSVLDVLKHDIRTRHIPIHVVSATDHSRKALALGAVGYLGKPATREELGNVLLSLERRLSQRPRLVLVVEDDDVQLDAVRQLLALADVETIGARSASECLQALAQHTFDCMVLDLSLPDASGFELLELLSEQSPHALPPIIVYTGRVLSPAEEVRLGRYSSSIIIKGARSPERLLDEVTLFLHKVVSDLPESQQGMIRSAQHRDTALEGRRVLVVEDDVRNIYALMNVLEPHGCKVTIARNGQEAIDVLTAAVGGPSPIELVLMDIMMPVKDGLTATREIRQDGRFGKLPIIALTAKAMPDDQQQCIQAGANDYVAKPLDVDKLVSLIRVWLMA, from the coding sequence ATGCTGTTCTTCCTCGGCAGCGGGTTCCTGGCCGGCAAGAACATCCACACCATCCGCGAGGGCAACGCCCTGGTCATCCGCTCCCAGGAGACGATGACCGCGCTGGGCGATGTGCTCTCTGCGGTGCAGGACGCCGAGACCGGCCAGCGCGGCTATCTGCTCACTGGCGATGACAGCTACCTGGAGCCCTATCGCACCGCCCTGGGGGTAGCCAGCACCCGGCTGGAGACAGTGGAAAAGTCCTTGGCCGATGACCCGGCCCAGGTCGACCGGCTCAAGCTGCTGGCACGGCGGGTCCAGGACAAGCTGGACGAACTGCATGAAACCATCGAGGTGCGGCGCACCCAAGGCTTGGAGCCCACCCTGGAGGTGGTCGGTTCCAACCGCGGCAAGGCAGCCATGGACGACATCCGTGCGCGCCTGGCCTCGATGGGGGCCATCGAACTGGACAAGCGCGCCAAGCGTCTTGAAGAGATGGAATCGGCCTACAACGCGGCGCTGAGCTCCGGCGCGGCCAGCGCGGTGCTGGGCATCGTGCTGACGATCTTCATCGCCATCCTGCTGCGCCGCCATACTCGGGCCCGCGAGCGCGATGCGTGGTTGCAGCGGGGTCGGCTGGAGCTCACCACCGCCACCGGTGGCGACCTGGACAGCGGTTCGCTCGCGCGGGCCAGCTTGGGCTTCCTGGCCGGCTTCACCGGCGCACAAGCCGGCATGTTGTTCGTGCCGGAGGACAACGGCTTCCGGCAGATCGGTGCGGTGGGCACCGCGTCCGCCCCGGACGGGACCGCCCAGTTGCGCGACAGCGGCAGCCTGCTCGGCCGCGCGGTGGACGAGAAGCGCGTGCTGGTGGTGTCGGACGTGCCGCCGGGCTACTTCACGGTCGGCTCCGGGTTGGGGCAGGCGCAGCCGCGCCACCTCGTCATCGCTCCCAGCATCCACGAGGGCGAAGTGAGCGGGGTGATCGAGCTGGGCTTCTTCAGCGCGGTGCCAAGCGAAGTGGTGGAGCTTCTCCAGCTGGCATCCGGCGACATGGCGGTAGCGCTGCGGTCGGCGGCCTACCGCGCCAAGCTTTCCGAGCTGTTGGCACAGACCCAGCGGCAGACCGAAGCGCTGCAGGTGCAGAGTGAGGAACTGCGGGTTTCCAACGAGGAACTGGAGGAGCAGAGCCGGGCGCTGCGCGGCTCCCAGCACGAGCTGGAAGAGCAGCAGGCCGAGCTGGAGCAGACCAACAACCAGCTGTTCGACCAGTCGCAGCAGTTGGAGAACGAGCGCGACAAGTTGGCGCGGGCCAACGCGGCCATCGTGGCCGAGGCGGACAAGGTACAGCGCGCGAGCCAGTACAAGTCCGAGTTCCTGGCCAACATGTCGCACGAGCTGCGCACGCCGCTCAATTCGGCACTCATTCTTTCCAAGCTGCTGGGCGACAACCGCGACGGCAACCTGAGCGCGGAGCAGGTGAAGTTCGCGCGCACCATCCATTCGTCCGGCACCGACCTGCTCAACCTCATCAACGAGATCCTGGACCTGTCCAAGATCGAGGCCGGGCACATTGAAGTGCACGCCGAGCGGTTCGGCGTGGAAAAGCTGCTGACCGACATCTCGGCGCTGCTGGGCCCGGTAGCCAGCGAGAAGGGCCTGACGCTGGACGTGTCGATGACGGCCGATTGCCCGGTGGTGATCGAATCCGATCGCCAGCGCATCGAGCAGATCCTGAAGAACCTGCTGTCGAACGCACTGAAGTTCACCGAAACCGGAGGGGTCACGGTGTCGGTTTCGTCGGCCGGGAACGGCAAGGTGGCGTTCGCAGTGACCGACAGCGGGATCGGCATTGCGCCGGAGCAGCAGGCACGCATTTTCGATGCCTTCCAGCAGGCCGATGGTTCGATCAGCCGGCGCTATGGCGGCACGGGCCTGGGGCTGTCCATTTCCCAGGAACTTGCACGCCTGCTGGGCGGCGACATCACGGTGGAAAGCGAGCCCGGCAAGGGCAGCTGCTTCCGGTTGGTGGTCGCCACACGGCTGGCAACCACCGAGCGCCCTGCAGCGCCTGAAGCGCTGCCAGTGCCGGCGCCCGCACGCGCGGCATTCGCAGCGGGTGGTGTGGCCATGGCGCTGGAAGCGCGCCCCGTGGTCGCCCCAGGCAGCAAGGCCAGCAGCAACGGCCGCGGCCTGATCCTGATCATCGAGGATGACCCTGCCTTCGGCCAGATCGTCAGCGACCTGGCGGTGGAGATGGGCTTCCGAGCACAGGTGGCGCAGACGGCGGCAGAGGCCCTGGCCGCCGCGCGCACGGAGCTTCCGCACGCCATCGTGCTGGACATCGGCCTGCCCGACCAATCCGGCCTGTCGGTGCTGGACGTGCTCAAGCACGACATCCGCACGCGGCACATTCCCATCCATGTGGTGTCGGCGACGGACCATTCGCGCAAGGCGCTGGCGCTGGGTGCGGTGGGTTATCTCGGCAAGCCGGCCACCCGCGAGGAGCTGGGCAACGTGCTGCTCTCGCTGGAGCGCAGGCTGTCGCAGCGGCCGCGCCTGGTGCTGGTGGTGGAAGATGACGATGTGCAGCTGGACGCGGTGCGCCAGCTGCTGGCGCTGGCCGATGTGGAAACCATCGGCGCGCGCTCGGCCTCGGAGTGCCTGCAGGCGCTGGCCCAGCATACATTCGACTGCATGGTGCTGGACCTGAGCCTGCCCGATGCCTCCGGCTTCGAGCTGCTCGAGCTGCTCAGCGAGCAGAGCCCGCATGCGCTGCCGCCGATCATCGTCTACACCGGCCGGGTGCTGTCGCCTGCCGAAGAGGTGCGGCTGGGACGGTACTCGAGTTCGATCATCATCAAGGGCGCGCGCTCGCCCGAACGCCTGCTCGATGAGGTCACGCTGTTCCTGCACAAGGTAGTGAGCGACCTGCCCGAATCACAGCAGGGCATGATCCGTTCTGCGCAGCACCGCGACACCGCGTTGGAAGGCCGCCGCGTGCTGGTGGTCGAGGATGATGTGCGCAACATCTATGCGCTGATGAACGTGCTGGAGCCCCACGGGTGCAAGGTCACCATCGCGCGCAACGGCCAGGAAGCCATTGACGTGCTGACGGCGGCCGTCGGCGGCCCGTCGCCCATCGAACTGGTACTGATGGACATCATGATGCCGGTCAAGGATGGCCTTACCGCCACCCGTGAGATCCGCCAGGACGGGCGCTTCGGCAAGCTGCCGATCATCGCCCTCACCGCCAAGGCGATGCCCGATGACCAGCAGCAATGCATCCAGGCCGGTGCGAACGACTACGTCGCCAAGCCGCTGGACGTGGACAAACTGGTGTCGCTGATCCGGGTGTGGTTGATGGCGTGA
- a CDS encoding GFA family protein encodes MLKEVGGVPIQPKHRATCHCGAVELELDLPNGIESPRRCDCSICRRKGAVVASVPLSGLRVVKGAEHLKRYEFNTHTAKHYFCSNCGIYTHHRRRSNPHQYGFNVGCLEGINPFAIPYVPVEDGVHHPADGTV; translated from the coding sequence ATGCTGAAGGAAGTTGGCGGCGTCCCCATCCAACCCAAGCACCGCGCCACGTGCCACTGCGGCGCCGTGGAGCTGGAGCTTGATCTTCCCAACGGCATCGAGAGCCCACGCCGGTGTGACTGCTCGATCTGTCGGCGCAAAGGCGCGGTGGTGGCTTCGGTGCCTCTCTCCGGGCTTCGTGTCGTGAAGGGGGCAGAGCACCTCAAGCGCTACGAGTTCAACACACACACGGCCAAGCACTACTTCTGCAGCAACTGCGGCATCTACACCCATCACCGACGCCGCTCGAACCCTCATCAGTACGGGTTCAACGTCGGGTGCCTGGAAGGCATCAACCCCTTCGCCATACCCTACGTTCCCGTGGAGGATGGAGTTCACCATCCAGCAGACGGAACAGTCTGA
- a CDS encoding tautomerase family protein, translating into MPLARIDLRKGKTAAYRQQVGQVVYDAMLSIGVPKDDRFQIIQEHEPDGLIYDPGYLGIARTDDFICIQVTWNEGRTLEQKKAFYSAVAHGLHEAVGIRLEDVFINLVEVKRENWSFGNGVAQYAT; encoded by the coding sequence ATGCCTTTGGCCCGCATTGACCTCCGCAAAGGCAAGACCGCCGCCTACCGGCAGCAGGTTGGCCAGGTGGTGTACGACGCCATGCTCAGCATCGGCGTGCCGAAGGATGATCGCTTCCAGATCATCCAGGAGCACGAACCGGATGGACTCATCTACGACCCCGGCTACCTGGGCATTGCGCGCACCGATGACTTCATCTGCATCCAGGTCACCTGGAACGAGGGCCGCACGCTGGAGCAGAAGAAAGCCTTCTACAGCGCCGTCGCCCATGGCCTGCACGAAGCGGTGGGCATTCGCCTTGAGGATGTCTTCATCAACCTGGTGGAGGTGAAGCGCGAGAACTGGTCGTTCGGCAATGGTGTGGCGCAGTATGCGACGTGA
- a CDS encoding SymE family type I addiction module toxin, translated as MKSDPAQPTEDHRVPRERWMQYSQINNVRAVPQIFERDRDHFGPVPFVMLRGTWLRRFGFDVGVHIRIEVVHGQITVRPLWNDGQFKDQATAADKPITWRAQVKDR; from the coding sequence ATGAAGAGCGACCCGGCCCAGCCGACTGAAGACCACCGCGTCCCGCGCGAGCGGTGGATGCAGTACAGCCAGATCAACAACGTACGTGCGGTTCCGCAGATCTTCGAGCGCGACCGCGACCACTTTGGCCCCGTTCCCTTTGTGATGCTGCGCGGCACCTGGCTGCGCAGGTTCGGCTTTGACGTGGGTGTCCATATAAGGATTGAAGTGGTCCACGGCCAGATCACCGTCAGGCCGCTTTGGAACGACGGCCAGTTCAAAGACCAGGCCACAGCGGCAGACAAGCCCATCACCTGGCGCGCGCAAGTAAAGGACCGCTGA
- a CDS encoding 2OG-Fe(II) oxygenase, giving the protein MPADTPLDFIEVIHNAIPVETCAAIQAQMRASAQLKPGEVGSGVFPELKHSKDLRISGRPEWRQVEIQLQQAVFSGVLTYLRRYPQALISPLMLQVQDNDGTARRLKAEDFPGMDDNALSELARTCLRPGAINLQWYAAGEGGYPYWHCELYPRDPGAETLHRHLLWTLYLNDEFDAGETEFLFQDRKIAPRTGSLLIAPTAFTHTHRGNRPQGGDKFIATSWILFQSAEKLYGGG; this is encoded by the coding sequence ATGCCGGCCGATACCCCTCTCGACTTCATCGAAGTAATCCACAACGCCATCCCCGTTGAGACCTGCGCCGCCATACAGGCCCAGATGCGCGCCAGCGCACAGTTGAAGCCCGGCGAAGTAGGCAGCGGCGTGTTCCCGGAACTCAAGCACAGCAAGGATCTGCGCATAAGTGGGCGTCCCGAGTGGCGCCAGGTGGAAATCCAGCTGCAACAAGCAGTATTCAGCGGGGTTTTGACTTATCTACGCCGTTATCCACAGGCGCTGATCTCCCCGCTGATGTTGCAGGTTCAAGACAACGATGGCACCGCGCGCCGCCTGAAGGCTGAAGATTTCCCCGGCATGGACGACAACGCGCTGTCCGAACTGGCCCGTACCTGCCTGCGCCCGGGCGCCATCAACCTGCAGTGGTACGCGGCGGGCGAGGGCGGTTACCCCTATTGGCACTGCGAGCTTTACCCGCGCGACCCCGGTGCGGAGACCCTGCACCGGCACCTGCTGTGGACGCTGTACCTCAACGACGAGTTCGACGCCGGCGAAACCGAGTTCCTGTTCCAGGACCGGAAGATCGCCCCGCGCACCGGCAGCCTGCTGATTGCGCCTACCGCATTCACCCACACCCACCGGGGCAACCGCCCGCAGGGCGGGGACAAGTTCATTGCGACAAGCTGGATCCTGTTCCAGAGCGCGGAGAAGCTTTACGGGGGTGGGTGA
- a CDS encoding class 1 fructose-bisphosphatase has translation MSRTSLTRYLIEEQHAGRINADLRQLIAVVGRACTNISIAVSKGALGGVLGDAGTGNVQGEAQKKLDVISNEILLEANAWGGHLAACASEEMDHCQPVPDTYPRGDFLLLFDPLDGSSNIDVNVSVGTIFSVLRSPAGTEQPTDESFLQPGTAQIAAGYCIYGPSTQMVLTTGHGTHSFTLDRETGEFVLTQRDMRIPEDTQEFAINMSNQRHWEAPMQGYVQDLLAGKEGARGKNFNMRWIASMVADVHRILTRGGIFIYPWDKKDTSKAGKLRLMYEANPMGLLVEQAGGAATTGRERILDIQPDHLHQRVPVFLGSRNEVAEATRYHREHDARA, from the coding sequence ATGTCCCGTACGTCGCTTACCCGGTACCTGATTGAAGAGCAGCACGCAGGCCGCATCAATGCCGACCTGCGCCAGCTCATCGCAGTGGTTGGCCGCGCCTGCACCAACATCTCCATCGCGGTCAGCAAGGGCGCGCTGGGCGGCGTGCTCGGCGACGCCGGTACCGGCAACGTCCAGGGCGAGGCGCAGAAGAAGCTCGACGTGATCAGCAACGAGATCCTGCTCGAGGCCAACGCCTGGGGCGGCCACCTGGCGGCCTGTGCCTCCGAGGAAATGGACCACTGCCAGCCCGTGCCGGACACCTACCCGCGCGGCGACTTCCTGCTGCTGTTCGATCCCCTCGATGGCAGCTCCAACATCGACGTGAACGTCTCGGTCGGTACCATTTTCTCGGTGCTGCGCAGCCCGGCGGGCACCGAACAGCCCACCGACGAGAGCTTCCTGCAGCCGGGCACCGCCCAGATCGCGGCGGGCTACTGCATCTACGGCCCCAGCACGCAGATGGTGCTCACCACCGGCCACGGCACCCATTCGTTCACCCTGGACCGTGAAACCGGCGAATTCGTGCTCACCCAGCGTGACATGCGCATTCCAGAGGACACCCAGGAATTCGCCATCAACATGTCCAACCAGCGCCATTGGGAAGCCCCGATGCAGGGCTACGTGCAGGACCTGCTGGCCGGCAAGGAAGGCGCGCGCGGCAAGAACTTCAACATGCGCTGGATCGCCAGCATGGTGGCCGACGTGCACCGCATCCTTACCCGCGGCGGCATCTTCATCTACCCGTGGGACAAGAAGGACACCAGCAAGGCCGGCAAGCTGCGCCTGATGTACGAAGCCAACCCCATGGGCCTGCTGGTGGAACAGGCCGGCGGCGCCGCCACCACCGGCCGCGAGCGCATCCTGGACATCCAGCCCGACCACCTGCACCAGCGCGTGCCGGTGTTCCTCGGCTCACGCAACGAAGTGGCCGAAGCCACCCGCTACCACCGCGAGCACGACGCCCGGGCCTGA
- a CDS encoding aromatic amino acid transaminase, translated as MSFFANVELVPGDPILGLTEAYNADSRPTKVNLGVGIYYDESGRIPLLRAVKQIEQQLAGEAKPRGYLPIDGLPAYTQATRELVFGKDSPLLAAGRVATSQTIGGSGALRVGADLLHRLLPHATIAISNPSWENHRAVFGAAGFEVVEYAYFDPATHGVDFAGMLADLNKLQPGTVVLLHACCHNPTGADLTVAQWKQVAELLKERQLFPFIDMAYQGFDKGIDEDGAAVRIIAEAGIDSFVVANSYSKSFSLYGERVGALSVVAPDANAAKAVQSQVKRIIRTIYSSPSTHGAALVAGVLTSPELRQLWEQELTEMRERIHALRHGLVDKLVAAGAPEFAFINDQAGMFSYSGLSRAQVDRLRDEYGIYAVGTGRICVAALNQGNLEYVAKAVSTVAKG; from the coding sequence GTGTCCTTCTTTGCAAATGTGGAACTGGTCCCGGGCGACCCGATCCTGGGCCTGACCGAGGCATACAACGCCGACAGCCGCCCCACCAAGGTCAACCTGGGCGTGGGCATCTATTACGACGAAAGCGGCCGCATTCCGCTGCTTCGCGCCGTGAAGCAGATCGAGCAGCAGCTGGCTGGCGAAGCCAAACCGCGCGGCTACCTGCCGATCGACGGCCTGCCTGCCTACACCCAGGCCACCCGCGAACTGGTCTTCGGCAAAGATTCGCCGCTGCTGGCCGCCGGCCGCGTGGCCACCTCGCAGACCATCGGTGGCAGCGGTGCCCTGCGCGTGGGCGCGGACCTGCTGCACCGCCTGCTGCCGCACGCCACCATCGCCATCAGCAACCCGAGCTGGGAAAACCATCGCGCGGTGTTCGGCGCGGCCGGCTTTGAAGTGGTCGAGTACGCCTACTTCGACCCGGCCACCCACGGCGTGGATTTCGCCGGCATGCTGGCTGACCTGAACAAGCTGCAGCCGGGCACCGTGGTGCTGCTGCACGCCTGCTGCCACAACCCCACCGGCGCCGACCTCACCGTGGCCCAGTGGAAGCAGGTGGCCGAGCTGCTGAAGGAACGCCAGCTGTTCCCGTTCATCGACATGGCCTACCAGGGCTTCGACAAGGGTATCGACGAAGATGGCGCCGCCGTGCGCATCATCGCCGAGGCCGGCATCGACAGCTTCGTGGTCGCCAACTCGTACTCCAAGTCGTTCTCGCTGTATGGCGAACGCGTGGGCGCGCTGTCGGTGGTGGCCCCGGATGCGAACGCCGCCAAGGCCGTGCAGTCGCAGGTCAAGCGCATCATCCGCACCATCTACTCCAGCCCCTCCACCCACGGCGCGGCCCTGGTGGCCGGCGTGCTGACCAGCCCCGAGCTGCGCCAGCTGTGGGAGCAGGAACTGACCGAGATGCGCGAGCGCATCCACGCCCTGCGCCACGGCCTGGTGGACAAGCTGGTGGCCGCCGGTGCACCGGAGTTCGCCTTCATCAACGACCAGGCCGGCATGTTCTCGTATTCGGGCCTGAGCCGCGCGCAGGTGGACCGCCTGCGCGACGAGTACGGCATCTACGCCGTGGGCACCGGCCGCATCTGCGTGGCCGCGCTGAACCAGGGCAACCTGGAGTACGTGGCCAAGGCCGTGTCGACCGTCGCCAAGGGCTGA
- a CDS encoding TonB-dependent receptor family protein, which produces MFRLTPLAYWCALLSATALPNLAQAQAAPVSAAPIERLPTVQVQAARGQQVADVDLPASLSTVWLDDDANGTLAQIADALSGVPGVVARDRQNLAQDTQLSIRGFGARSTFGVRGVRVLVDGVPATMPDGQGQLSHASMLSAQRVEVLRGPFSALYGNSSGGVVQVWSADGQAGDPWRLRVAGGSDGTLSAGAQLRGEQGPVRYNVATNHFRTDGWREHSAARRESVNARLGTDVGGGQLDLVLNYFDSPDAKDPLGLTREQVRQDPRQATAVATQYNTRKSVRQAQAGLVFTRTQGAQTWRAMGYAGQRSVEQFLAIPPGPQANPLHAGGVIDLDGGYGGLDLRWGWQGDWAGRPLEVVIGANADQQQQDRRGYENFVGDTLGVRGALRRDQADRVRNVDQFAQAFWQWAPRWSLLLGVRHSEVRFRSNDHYVTARNPDDSGARDYSATTPVAGVVFHASDAWRVYASAGRGFETPTFNELGYRSDGAAGLALNLSAARSRNLELGGKWRGAGGASFDAAVFRADTDDELAVASNTNGRSTYRNIGRTRRQGVEASLQLPITAALEASLAYTYVEATVREPYLVCAGTGCAVPNTVVAAGSRLPGVPEQQWFGRLQYQPGAWQWAGEVVASSDTVVNDLATDQAPGYALFNLEAARRWTTAQGALRVFARVDNVLDQRYIGSVIVNDGNQRFFEPGPDRRYSVGVQWAWQ; this is translated from the coding sequence ATGTTCCGTCTTACCCCCCTGGCGTACTGGTGTGCGCTGCTTTCGGCCACCGCCCTGCCGAACCTGGCACAGGCCCAGGCTGCCCCGGTTTCCGCTGCCCCGATCGAGCGGCTGCCCACGGTTCAGGTGCAGGCCGCACGGGGCCAGCAGGTGGCCGATGTGGATCTGCCGGCCTCGCTCAGCACGGTGTGGCTGGATGACGATGCCAACGGCACCCTGGCCCAGATCGCTGACGCATTGAGCGGGGTGCCCGGCGTGGTCGCACGCGACCGCCAGAACCTGGCCCAGGACACCCAGCTTTCCATCCGGGGCTTCGGCGCGCGTTCCACCTTCGGGGTGCGCGGGGTGCGGGTGCTGGTGGACGGGGTGCCGGCCACCATGCCCGATGGGCAGGGTCAGCTCTCGCACGCCAGCATGCTTTCCGCCCAGCGCGTAGAGGTGCTGCGCGGGCCGTTCTCGGCGCTGTACGGAAACTCGTCCGGCGGCGTGGTGCAGGTGTGGAGCGCCGATGGCCAGGCCGGCGATCCCTGGCGGCTGCGGGTGGCCGGCGGCAGCGACGGCACGCTCAGCGCCGGGGCGCAGCTGCGCGGCGAGCAGGGCCCGGTGCGCTACAACGTGGCGACCAACCACTTCCGCACCGATGGCTGGCGCGAGCACAGCGCAGCGCGCCGCGAATCGGTGAACGCGCGGCTGGGCACCGACGTGGGCGGCGGCCAGCTGGACCTGGTGCTGAACTACTTCGATTCCCCCGACGCGAAGGACCCGCTGGGCCTCACCCGCGAGCAGGTGCGGCAGGACCCGCGCCAGGCCACGGCGGTGGCCACCCAGTACAACACCCGAAAATCGGTGCGCCAGGCGCAGGCTGGGCTGGTGTTCACCCGCACCCAAGGGGCCCAGACCTGGCGCGCGATGGGCTATGCCGGGCAGCGCAGCGTGGAGCAGTTCCTGGCCATTCCGCCGGGGCCGCAGGCCAACCCGCTGCACGCCGGTGGGGTGATCGACCTGGACGGCGGCTATGGCGGGCTGGACCTGCGCTGGGGCTGGCAGGGCGACTGGGCCGGGCGGCCGCTGGAAGTGGTGATCGGCGCCAATGCCGACCAGCAGCAGCAGGATCGACGCGGTTATGAGAATTTCGTCGGCGATACGCTGGGTGTGCGCGGCGCACTGCGGCGCGACCAGGCCGACCGGGTGCGCAACGTGGACCAGTTCGCGCAGGCGTTCTGGCAGTGGGCGCCGCGCTGGTCGCTGCTGCTGGGCGTGCGCCACAGCGAGGTGCGGTTCCGCTCCAACGACCACTACGTCACCGCGCGCAACCCGGACGACAGCGGCGCGCGCGACTACTCCGCCACCACGCCGGTGGCCGGGGTGGTGTTCCACGCCAGCGATGCCTGGCGGGTGTATGCCTCGGCCGGACGCGGGTTTGAAACGCCCACCTTCAACGAACTGGGCTACCGGTCAGATGGCGCGGCCGGGTTGGCGCTGAACCTCTCGGCCGCGCGCAGCCGGAACCTGGAGCTGGGCGGAAAGTGGCGCGGTGCCGGTGGCGCGTCCTTCGATGCAGCGGTGTTCCGCGCCGATACCGATGACGAGCTGGCCGTGGCCAGCAACACCAACGGGCGCAGCACCTACCGCAACATCGGCAGGACCCGCCGGCAGGGCGTGGAAGCCAGCCTGCAGCTGCCGATCACCGCGGCGCTGGAGGCCAGCCTGGCCTATACCTACGTGGAAGCCACGGTGCGCGAGCCGTATCTGGTGTGCGCGGGCACGGGCTGCGCCGTCCCCAACACGGTGGTGGCGGCCGGCTCACGGCTGCCCGGCGTGCCGGAGCAGCAGTGGTTCGGGCGGCTGCAGTACCAGCCCGGCGCGTGGCAGTGGGCCGGCGAGGTGGTGGCCTCAAGCGATACGGTGGTGAATGACCTGGCCACCGACCAGGCGCCAGGGTATGCCCTGTTCAATCTGGAAGCGGCCCGCAGGTGGACCACCGCGCAGGGCGCGCTGCGGGTGTTCGCGAGGGTGGACAACGTGCTGGACCAGCGTTACATCGGCTCGGTGATCGTCAACGACGGCAACCAGCGGTTCTTCGAACCGGGGCCGGACCGACGCTACAGCGTGGGGGTGCAGTGGGCGTGGCAATGA